A stretch of the Streptococcus suis genome encodes the following:
- a CDS encoding acetyl-CoA carboxylase carboxyl transferase subunit alpha, with translation MTSDVARMIRLARDQARLTTLDYATQLFDDFIELHGDRNFRDDGAVVGGIGFLAGQPVTVIGIQKGKNLQDNLKRNFGQPHPEGYRKALRLMKQAEKFGRPVVTFINTAGAYPGVGAEERGQGEAIARNLMEMSDLKVPIIAIIIGEGGSGGALALAVADQVWMLENSMYAVLSPEGFASILWKDGSRAMEAAELMKITSYELEKLQVVDRVVLENGRATKEVLIDIKENLISQLAQLQALSLEQLLENRYQRFRKY, from the coding sequence ATGACCAGTGATGTAGCACGTATGATCCGTTTGGCACGTGACCAAGCTCGCTTGACGACCTTGGACTATGCCACACAACTCTTTGATGACTTTATCGAACTGCACGGCGATCGGAATTTCCGCGATGACGGAGCTGTAGTGGGTGGCATCGGCTTTCTAGCAGGTCAGCCGGTGACAGTCATTGGTATCCAAAAAGGGAAGAATCTTCAGGACAACCTCAAACGAAACTTCGGTCAGCCTCACCCAGAAGGCTACCGCAAGGCCCTTCGCCTCATGAAGCAGGCGGAGAAGTTTGGTCGCCCAGTTGTCACATTTATTAATACTGCAGGAGCATATCCAGGAGTCGGTGCAGAGGAGCGTGGACAGGGCGAGGCTATTGCCCGAAACCTCATGGAGATGAGCGACCTCAAGGTGCCCATTATCGCCATTATCATCGGTGAGGGAGGATCTGGTGGGGCTCTTGCTCTAGCAGTCGCAGACCAGGTCTGGATGCTGGAAAACTCTATGTACGCCGTCCTCAGCCCTGAAGGTTTTGCCTCTATCCTCTGGAAAGACGGCAGTCGGGCCATGGAAGCAGCAGAACTGATGAAGATCACTTCTTATGAGTTGGAGAAACTCCAAGTGGTCGATCGGGTGGTTTTGGAAAATGGCAGAGCGACCAAGGAAGTCTTGATTGACATCAAGGAAAACTTAATTAGTCAGTTGGCTCAACTGCAAGCCCTGTCACTTGAACAACTGCTTGAAAACCGCTATCAACGCTTTAGAAAGTACTAG
- a CDS encoding acetyl-CoA carboxylase biotin carboxylase subunit, which yields MFEKILIANRGEIAVRIIRAARELGIATVAVYSEADKEALHTMLADEAVCIGPARSTDSYLNMQAVISAAVVTGAQAIHPGFGFLSENSKFATLCEEVGIKFIGPSETVMDTMGDKINARAEMIKAQVPVIPGSDGEVLTIQEALEIAEKIGYPVMLKASAGGGGKGIRKVEKAEDLVPAFESASSEAKAAFGNGAMYIERVVYPARHIEVQILADQHGHVIHLGERDCSLQRNNQKVLEEAPSIAIGQTMRDRIGQAAVRAAQSVGYENAGTIEFLLDEAKGEFYFMEMNTRVQVEHPVTEFVTGVDIVKEQIKIAAGQELSVRQEDVQITGHAIECRINAENPAFNFAPSPGKISNLYLPSGGVGLRVDSAVYPGYTIPPYYDSMIAKVIVHGENRFEALMKMQRALYELEIEGVVTNTDFQLDLISDKRVVAGDYDTAYLMEEFLPHYQEELKK from the coding sequence ATGTTTGAGAAGATTTTGATTGCCAATCGTGGTGAGATTGCGGTGCGGATTATTCGTGCGGCCAGGGAATTGGGGATAGCGACAGTAGCTGTCTATTCAGAAGCCGACAAGGAAGCACTCCATACCATGTTGGCAGATGAGGCAGTTTGTATTGGACCAGCACGTTCGACAGACTCCTATCTCAATATGCAGGCGGTCATCTCGGCGGCTGTTGTGACAGGTGCTCAGGCTATTCACCCTGGTTTTGGATTTTTGAGTGAAAACTCCAAATTTGCCACCCTCTGTGAAGAGGTCGGCATCAAGTTTATCGGGCCATCCGAAACGGTTATGGATACCATGGGGGATAAAATCAACGCGCGGGCGGAGATGATTAAGGCTCAAGTGCCTGTTATTCCAGGATCAGACGGTGAAGTCTTAACAATCCAAGAAGCCCTTGAAATCGCTGAAAAGATTGGCTACCCTGTCATGCTCAAGGCATCGGCAGGTGGTGGCGGTAAGGGGATTCGTAAGGTGGAAAAAGCTGAAGACTTAGTGCCTGCCTTCGAATCGGCTTCCAGCGAAGCCAAGGCAGCCTTTGGTAATGGCGCTATGTATATAGAGCGGGTCGTTTATCCAGCTCGCCATATCGAAGTACAGATCTTGGCGGATCAGCATGGTCATGTCATTCATCTGGGAGAACGGGATTGTTCCCTTCAACGCAATAACCAAAAAGTTTTAGAAGAAGCTCCGTCTATTGCTATCGGCCAGACCATGCGGGACCGTATCGGTCAAGCAGCTGTGCGGGCTGCCCAGTCAGTTGGTTATGAAAATGCAGGGACCATTGAGTTCCTCCTGGATGAAGCCAAAGGCGAATTTTACTTCATGGAAATGAACACACGGGTGCAGGTAGAACATCCTGTAACCGAGTTTGTGACTGGTGTGGATATTGTCAAGGAGCAGATTAAAATAGCAGCTGGTCAGGAACTCAGTGTCCGTCAAGAAGATGTGCAGATTACAGGTCATGCTATTGAATGCCGTATCAATGCCGAAAATCCAGCCTTCAACTTCGCCCCAAGCCCGGGAAAAATCTCCAATCTTTATCTGCCAAGTGGTGGCGTTGGTTTGCGTGTGGACTCGGCAGTTTATCCGGGCTACACGATTCCACCATACTATGATTCTATGATTGCTAAGGTTATTGTGCATGGAGAAAATCGTTTCGAAGCTCTAATGAAAATGCAACGTGCGCTTTATGAACTAGAAATTGAAGGAGTGGTAACCAATACGGACTTCCAGTTGGACTTGATTTCTGACAAACGTGTTGTGGCTGGTGATTATGATACAGCCTATCTTATGGAAGAGTTTTTACCGCACTATCAGGAAGAATTAAAAAAGTAA
- a CDS encoding serine--tRNA ligase, producing MLDIKRIRTDFDGVASKLATRGVTAESLENIKELDAKRREILVTVEELKAERNTVSAEIAQAKRNKENVDDKIAAMQKLSAEVKNLDAELLEIDENLNAILAVLPNTPHDSVPVGADEEENVEVRRWGTPREFTFEPKAHWDLGEDLDILDWERGAKVTGARFLFYKNLGARLERALYNFMLDEHIAEGYQEIITPYMVNHDSMYGTGQYPKFKEDTFELADTNYVLIPTAEVPLTNYYRNEILEEKDLPIYFTAMSPSFRSEAGSAGRDTRGLIRLHQFHKVEMVKFATPEQSYDELEKMTANAENILQKLGLPYRVLSLCTGDMGFSAAKTYDLEVWIPAQNAYREISSCSNTEDFQARRAQIRYRDAAEGKVKLLHTLNGSGLAVGRTVAAVLENYQNEDGSVTIPEVLRPYMGGIEVIKP from the coding sequence ATGTTAGATATAAAACGTATTCGTACAGATTTTGACGGAGTAGCTTCTAAATTAGCTACACGTGGTGTAACTGCTGAAAGCTTGGAAAATATCAAAGAATTGGATGCAAAACGCCGTGAAATCTTGGTTACTGTAGAAGAATTAAAAGCTGAACGTAACACAGTTTCTGCAGAAATTGCCCAAGCAAAACGTAACAAAGAAAATGTAGATGATAAGATTGCTGCTATGCAAAAATTGTCTGCAGAAGTGAAAAATTTAGATGCAGAACTCTTGGAAATTGATGAAAATCTAAATGCCATCCTTGCAGTTCTTCCAAATACTCCTCATGATTCTGTTCCAGTTGGGGCAGACGAAGAGGAAAACGTGGAAGTTCGCCGTTGGGGAACCCCCCGTGAATTTACTTTCGAGCCAAAAGCTCACTGGGATTTGGGTGAAGACCTTGACATTCTGGACTGGGAACGTGGTGCAAAAGTAACTGGTGCCCGCTTCCTCTTCTACAAAAACTTAGGTGCTCGTTTGGAGCGTGCCCTTTATAACTTCATGTTGGATGAGCATATCGCAGAAGGCTACCAAGAAATTATCACGCCTTACATGGTTAACCATGACTCAATGTATGGTACCGGTCAATATCCAAAATTTAAAGAAGATACGTTTGAGTTGGCTGATACTAACTATGTCCTCATTCCAACTGCGGAGGTACCATTGACCAACTACTACCGCAACGAGATTTTGGAAGAAAAAGACCTGCCAATCTACTTCACAGCTATGAGCCCATCTTTCCGCTCTGAAGCAGGTTCTGCTGGTCGTGATACCCGCGGTCTTATCCGCCTCCACCAATTCCACAAGGTTGAAATGGTCAAATTTGCCACACCAGAGCAATCTTATGATGAATTGGAAAAAATGACAGCAAACGCAGAAAATATCCTTCAAAAATTAGGCTTGCCTTACCGCGTTTTGTCCCTCTGTACAGGGGATATGGGCTTCTCAGCAGCCAAAACCTATGACTTAGAAGTCTGGATTCCTGCCCAAAATGCCTACCGTGAAATCTCAAGCTGTTCAAATACCGAGGATTTCCAAGCCCGTCGTGCCCAAATCCGCTACCGCGATGCTGCTGAAGGCAAGGTCAAATTGCTCCACACCCTCAATGGGTCTGGTTTGGCAGTTGGTCGTACCGTGGCTGCCGTCCTTGAAAACTACCAAAATGAAGACGGCTCTGTTACTATTCCCGAAGTACTCCGTCCATACATGGGTGGGATAGAAGTTATTAAACCATAG
- a CDS encoding acetyl-CoA carboxylase carboxyltransferase subunit beta — MALFRKKDKYIRISPNRSRTEKAIQTKPEVPDELFSKCPACKEILYKRDLGPEKVCHHCSYNFRITAYERLNLTIDEGTFEELFTGIDTKNPLDFPNYLEKLSENRQKTGLDEAVLTGRAKIGGHSVALGILDSNFIMASMGTVVGEKITRLFELAMEERLPVVLFTASGGARMQEGIMSLMQMAKISAAVKRHSNAGLFYLTVLTDPTTGGVTASFAMEGDIILAEPQTLVGFAGRRVIESTVRENLPDNFQKAEFLQEHGFVDAIVKRQDLPTTIGRLLRMHGGVR; from the coding sequence ATGGCTTTGTTTCGTAAAAAGGATAAGTATATTCGCATCAGTCCCAATCGTTCACGGACAGAAAAGGCAATTCAAACAAAGCCGGAAGTGCCAGATGAACTCTTTTCGAAATGTCCTGCTTGTAAAGAGATTTTGTACAAACGAGATCTTGGACCAGAAAAAGTCTGTCACCATTGTTCATATAACTTTCGAATTACAGCCTATGAACGTCTGAATTTGACGATAGATGAGGGAACATTTGAGGAATTATTTACAGGAATTGACACGAAAAATCCGCTCGATTTTCCAAATTATCTTGAAAAGTTGTCTGAAAATCGTCAGAAAACGGGACTAGATGAGGCAGTCTTGACTGGTAGGGCGAAAATTGGTGGTCATTCAGTAGCTTTGGGGATTTTGGACTCAAACTTTATCATGGCCTCTATGGGAACGGTGGTCGGTGAGAAAATCACTCGTCTTTTCGAACTCGCTATGGAAGAGCGACTCCCAGTTGTACTCTTTACCGCATCTGGCGGTGCTCGGATGCAGGAAGGTATTATGAGCCTGATGCAAATGGCTAAGATTTCCGCAGCTGTGAAACGCCATTCCAACGCTGGCCTCTTTTACCTGACGGTCTTGACAGACCCGACAACAGGAGGTGTGACGGCTAGTTTTGCTATGGAAGGTGATATTATCTTGGCTGAGCCACAGACCCTGGTTGGATTCGCAGGGCGGCGCGTGATTGAGTCAACAGTGCGTGAAAATCTGCCAGACAATTTCCAGAAGGCTGAATTTTTACAAGAACACGGCTTTGTCGATGCTATTGTCAAACGTCAGGACTTGCCAACGACCATTGGTCGCTTGTTGAGAATGCATGGAGGTGTCAGATGA
- a CDS encoding acetyl-CoA carboxylase biotin carboxyl carrier protein, which translates to MNITEIKDLMSQFDQSSLREFSYSNAGETLHFSKNQQAIAAPSPKLEAPLAPVAPASPAVPAAETSEPAPAEASVSPVAEGAVVESPLVGVAYLSPSPDKPAFVAVGDTVKKGQTLMIIEAMKVMNEVPADRDGVVTEILVANQDVVEYGQGLVRIK; encoded by the coding sequence GTGAATATTACAGAAATAAAGGACTTGATGAGTCAGTTTGACCAGTCAAGTCTGCGAGAATTTTCATATAGCAATGCTGGGGAAACCTTGCATTTCAGTAAAAATCAGCAGGCGATAGCGGCTCCGAGTCCAAAGCTAGAAGCTCCGCTTGCTCCAGTAGCTCCTGCAAGCCCAGCCGTGCCAGCAGCTGAAACCAGTGAGCCAGCTCCAGCAGAAGCAAGTGTAAGCCCTGTGGCAGAAGGTGCAGTGGTGGAGAGTCCTTTAGTTGGTGTAGCTTATTTGTCTCCATCGCCTGACAAGCCAGCCTTCGTAGCAGTTGGCGATACAGTCAAAAAAGGGCAGACCCTCATGATTATTGAAGCCATGAAGGTCATGAATGAAGTGCCAGCTGACCGTGACGGTGTTGTCACAGAGATTTTGGTGGCCAACCAAGACGTTGTAGAATATGGACAAGGATTGGTACGGATCAAATGA
- the fabZ gene encoding 3-hydroxyacyl-[acyl-carrier-protein] dehydratase FabZ: protein MIDILKIKEALPHRYPMLLVDRVLEVSEDEIVALKNVTINEPFFNGHFPDYPVMPGVLIMEALAQTAGVLELSKEENKGNLVFYAGMDKVKFKKQVVPGDQLIMTAKFVKRRGTIAVVEAKAEVDGKLAASGVLTFAIGK, encoded by the coding sequence ATGATTGATATTTTGAAAATTAAAGAGGCTCTTCCTCATCGCTATCCTATGCTCTTGGTCGATCGTGTCCTTGAAGTATCGGAAGATGAGATTGTGGCCCTCAAAAATGTGACCATTAACGAGCCCTTCTTCAACGGGCATTTTCCAGACTATCCTGTCATGCCAGGTGTTCTCATCATGGAGGCTTTGGCACAAACCGCAGGTGTCTTGGAATTGTCCAAGGAAGAAAACAAGGGCAACCTGGTCTTTTATGCCGGCATGGACAAAGTTAAATTTAAGAAGCAAGTTGTACCTGGAGACCAGTTAATCATGACAGCTAAATTTGTCAAACGCCGTGGAACCATTGCGGTCGTTGAGGCAAAGGCAGAGGTGGACGGGAAATTGGCTGCATCGGGGGTATTGACTTTTGCTATCGGAAAATAA
- a CDS encoding DUF956 family protein encodes MAQSQNTSIELQTTGVSYMGFGGKVGKFLLGDKALEFYPDSNVERYIQIPWSEMTSIGANVSGKTISRHFEIYTKKSRFLFASKDSGKILKVAREHIGNEKVVKLPTLIQTIGRKIFNLFAKK; translated from the coding sequence ATGGCACAATCACAAAATACAAGCATTGAGCTACAAACCACAGGAGTTTCTTACATGGGATTTGGTGGTAAGGTTGGCAAATTTTTACTTGGTGACAAGGCTCTAGAATTCTATCCTGATAGCAACGTTGAGCGTTATATCCAGATTCCTTGGTCAGAGATGACTAGCATTGGTGCAAATGTTTCTGGAAAAACAATCAGTCGACATTTTGAAATTTACACCAAAAAAAGTCGATTCCTGTTTGCTTCCAAAGACTCTGGTAAAATTCTCAAAGTTGCTCGTGAGCATATCGGTAATGAGAAAGTCGTCAAATTACCAACCCTCATTCAAACAATTGGAAGAAAAATTTTTAATCTATTTGCCAAAAAATAG
- a CDS encoding PspC domain-containing protein — translation MKPKKWYKDKSRKEIAGVIAGLYDYFDLYENYGWKLENVRLVVIFLAIITNLPFLTAYIVLAILLPDKSELN, via the coding sequence ATGAAGCCAAAGAAATGGTATAAAGATAAAAGTCGTAAAGAAATTGCTGGTGTTATCGCTGGACTATATGACTATTTTGACCTGTATGAAAACTATGGTTGGAAGTTAGAAAACGTTCGATTGGTTGTCATCTTCTTGGCCATTATCACTAATTTACCTTTTTTAACTGCCTATATCGTTCTGGCCATACTTTTACCTGATAAATCAGAATTAAATTAA